Proteins encoded within one genomic window of Companilactobacillus zhachilii:
- a CDS encoding ABC transporter ATP-binding protein — translation MIEFEHVYKEYGDNSAIKDLNLKIQDGDFFVMVGTSGSGKTTTLKMINRLIKPTSGKILIDGKNIETYDLQKMRLNMGYVLQNIALFPNLTIEENITIQPDSLHWSKEKRKNVAWDLLEKVGLDPKQYAKRMPNELSGGEQQRVGIIRALATSPQMVLMDEPFSALDPISRTQLQDLVLKLHRELQTTFIFVTHDMHEAIRLGNTIAVLSNGNLEQIGNRDDILNHPKNEFVKGFFKQEKGGQSTVGEIIDAGFGQNTTVELNSSLLKGDSVNRLATELKDNAGVVIFNNDNENYQLTTADLLDFLAKAGER, via the coding sequence ATGATAGAGTTTGAGCACGTTTATAAAGAGTATGGAGATAATTCTGCTATCAAAGATTTGAATTTGAAAATTCAAGATGGGGATTTTTTTGTGATGGTCGGAACAAGTGGTAGTGGAAAGACTACAACTTTAAAGATGATCAATCGCTTGATTAAACCAACTTCAGGAAAGATCTTGATTGATGGCAAAAATATTGAAACGTATGATTTGCAAAAAATGCGTCTTAATATGGGATATGTTTTACAAAATATCGCCTTATTTCCTAATTTAACAATTGAAGAAAATATTACAATTCAACCTGATTCACTTCATTGGTCAAAGGAAAAACGCAAAAATGTTGCGTGGGACTTATTAGAAAAGGTAGGCCTTGACCCCAAGCAATATGCCAAACGGATGCCTAATGAATTGTCCGGAGGTGAGCAGCAGCGTGTTGGAATTATTCGAGCATTGGCAACTAGTCCTCAGATGGTGCTGATGGATGAACCCTTTAGCGCACTGGATCCAATTTCTAGAACGCAACTACAAGATCTAGTTTTGAAATTACACCGTGAGTTACAGACGACATTTATCTTTGTAACGCATGATATGCATGAAGCCATTCGTTTAGGTAATACAATTGCCGTTTTAAGTAATGGGAACTTAGAACAAATTGGTAATCGAGACGATATTTTGAATCATCCTAAGAATGAGTTTGTTAAAGGGTTCTTTAAGCAAGAAAAAGGAGGTCAATCAACCGTTGGTGAAATAATTGATGCCGGATTTGGTCAAAATACAACGGTTGAATTGAACTCGTCACTATTAAAGGGAGATTCAGTTAATCGTTTGGCTACTGAATTGAAAGACAATGCGGGCGTGGTTATTTTTAACAATGATAATGAAAATTACCAGTTAACAACTGCTGACTTGCTAGATTTTTTGGCAAAGGCAGGTGAGAGATAG
- a CDS encoding ABC transporter permease/substrate-binding protein: MNAIVHILQTQSSGIWEALGQHISISLISLFIAAIIAIPLAIILMTHKRIAEIILQITSILQTIPSLALLGILIPFVGIGTVPSIIALVVYAVMPIFQNTYSGLTTIDPNLEEAAEAFGLSRIKKLVKFQLPLAMPMIISGIRIAMVMIIGTATLAALIGAGGLGTYILLGIETNNNALLLIGAVLSAVLTLIFSALIKGISKLSLKKMGILFAAVIVLFGGIAGYRSVVKPPVNVTIAGKMGSEPEILINMYRDLIEQDHPNMKVSLKPNFGGTSFLYKALESGSVDIYPEFTGTVLQALVKTKQKVSHNPEKTYQMARDLLKKDANMEYLSPMKYQNGYDLAVKKSFAQKYNLKTISDLKKVEHRLHAGFDPDFYQQNDGYPGIKKAYGLDIASVKTMEPSIRYKAIANGKVNIVDGYTTDPEVQEYNLVVLKDDKNHFPPYQGAPLMTEKFAMGHPEIKTTLNKLAGKISESDMQKMNYLVTVKHEKASKVAHDYLVAQKLLK, from the coding sequence GTGAATGCAATAGTTCATATTTTACAAACACAGAGTAGTGGTATTTGGGAGGCTTTGGGACAGCATATTTCTATCTCCCTAATTTCACTTTTTATTGCAGCTATCATTGCTATTCCTTTGGCAATCATTTTAATGACGCACAAACGTATTGCTGAAATAATTTTACAAATTACGAGTATTTTACAAACGATTCCAAGTTTGGCGTTATTAGGAATTTTGATTCCTTTTGTAGGTATTGGCACGGTGCCATCAATTATTGCACTGGTCGTTTACGCGGTCATGCCTATTTTTCAAAACACGTATTCTGGTTTGACAACGATTGACCCTAACTTAGAAGAAGCGGCGGAGGCTTTTGGTTTATCGAGAATCAAGAAATTAGTTAAATTCCAGTTGCCACTAGCAATGCCGATGATTATTTCGGGTATTAGAATCGCGATGGTAATGATTATCGGAACAGCCACACTAGCTGCCTTGATTGGTGCTGGGGGGTTGGGTACTTATATTTTGTTGGGAATTGAAACAAATAATAATGCTCTGTTATTGATTGGAGCCGTTTTATCGGCAGTCTTAACTTTGATTTTTAGTGCTCTAATTAAAGGTATTTCAAAATTGTCCTTGAAAAAAATGGGGATTCTTTTTGCGGCTGTGATTGTCCTATTTGGTGGAATTGCAGGTTATCGAAGCGTTGTGAAACCACCTGTTAATGTGACGATTGCTGGCAAAATGGGTAGCGAACCGGAAATTTTAATTAATATGTATAGAGATTTGATTGAGCAAGATCATCCTAATATGAAGGTTTCTTTAAAGCCCAATTTTGGAGGGACATCATTTCTGTATAAAGCTTTGGAATCTGGATCAGTTGATATTTATCCGGAATTTACGGGTACTGTCTTACAAGCGCTAGTTAAAACCAAGCAAAAAGTGAGTCATAATCCTGAAAAAACCTATCAAATGGCCCGAGATCTCTTGAAAAAGGATGCCAATATGGAATATTTATCACCAATGAAGTATCAAAATGGTTATGATTTGGCGGTAAAAAAGAGTTTTGCTCAGAAGTACAATTTGAAAACAATTAGTGATTTGAAGAAAGTCGAGCATCGATTGCATGCTGGATTTGACCCTGATTTCTATCAACAAAATGATGGTTATCCCGGAATTAAAAAAGCTTACGGTCTAGATATTGCTAGTGTTAAAACGATGGAACCATCAATTCGTTATAAGGCCATTGCTAATGGTAAAGTTAATATCGTTGATGGCTACACCACAGACCCTGAAGTTCAGGAATATAACTTGGTGGTACTAAAAGATGATAAGAATCATTTTCCACCATATCAAGGGGCCCCGTTGATGACTGAAAAATTTGCAATGGGTCATCCTGAAATTAAAACTACCTTGAACAAATTGGCAGGGAAAATCAGTGAATCAGATATGCAAAAGATGAATTACTTAGTTACGGTGAAACATGAAAAAGCTTCAAAAGTAGCACATGATTATCTGGTTGCACAGAAATTGTTGAAGTAA